GGAATACTTATCCCAGAACTTCTTCCATGCAAAGGCTTTCGGATAAAGATTGTTGAATATGTATTTTACAGTGCTGTACATGCCGGGAAACTTTTCCTTCAGCACAATGTCATTGGCACGCAGAATGTTTGTTATATTGCCTCCATACTTAAATAAGGAGTCAATCTTCCAGGATTCCGGAGCAACCGTGGCGGCCTCAGGCGGAAGGGGATATTCATTGTAAAATCTAACAAACGGAACAATTTCCCTGAACAGATCAACAAGAAAGAGCATGCCGGGGTTATTCTGCTTAACTATTCTGAAGTCATCCTCGCTCATAGACACTTCACTTACGTCGCCGTAAGTGCTGAACTCAATCTCAAGATTTATTACATTCTTTCTTACAACGAGCTCGCCATAATTCTTTTTTAATTCGGACCTCGACGGATACTTTTCCACTGCCGCTCTGAAAGCTTCTATCAGGTCATCGGTTTTTGTTAGCAGTGTGTCGATCTCTTCCATAGTAGTGAAATTCTTGTCGGAGTATTTCAGGTAACTGTCGAATTCCGCCGTGAGTTTGTTTACGTACAGATTCTCCTGCCGGACGCTCCTGACGTAGAGGACTGAAAGAAGCAGGACAGAAAGAAATACGAATAAAGTTAGGCCAAGCATTGTCTTCTTTTTCTTAGAAAGTCTGAATGCGTTAACGGGCTCTTCTATTGGTGCTTCTTCTTTTGGAGTCTCTTCCTGTTCCAGGAAAAGCTTTATCCCTTCTTCATCTGTAATTTTATATTTGTTCAATTGTTTCTCTCCTTAAATGAGGAAGGATGTATATTGTACTTTGTGCAAAGCTGGTAAATCCTTGAGGCTGACAATCCCGTGGATTTTGCCACTAACTTAATTTCACCCCTGTGTTCAATCATCATTTTTATCAGGTTATCCCGGAATGGAGCTTTATCAGAGCCTTCAGCAGCCTCTCCAGCAAGCGGTGAATTTACAGGCAAAGGATTGTTCATTTCCCTAAATCTCATCTGATAGCTTTCCGTCAGGTGCTCTATTGAAGCTGCGCTGCCCTCGGGAGTCAAGGCAATAATGAGCTTTGCCATATTTTCAAGCTCCCTGATGTTGCCGGGATATTCGTACTTTGTGAAAAGAAATTCTTTAAGCTCCAGGCTTAATTCCGGAACCGGGAGTTTTAATTCCACGGATGTATTTTTGAGAAAGTAATCCAAAAGCAGCGGTATCTCATCTTTCCTTTCCCTGAGGGGCGGCATGCAGATTTCACATACAGACAGCCTGTAGTAAAGATCCTCCCTGAACTTTCCTTCCGAGATAAGAGCCCCTAAGTTTTTGTTTGTTGCGGCAATTACACGCACATTGACGTTGACAGTTTTGTCAAAGCCGATTTTCTGAATCTCTCCAAACTGGAGCACGCGCAAAAGCTTTACCTGCGTGCTTTCATTTAGCTCGCCGATTTCATCAAGAAAAATTGTGCCCCCGTCGGCTTCTTCAAACTTTCCCGGCCTT
This genomic stretch from Ignavibacteria bacterium harbors:
- a CDS encoding sigma-54-dependent Fis family transcriptional regulator → MKNTKLKILPLEDNKGTQPKVTATFYNSGNRISNMLLHVEVLRGQVIANSRLLEGERRSMLTELDLLRGQIVAFSPLNNVFFTDTKEIPEVEFPNFIGRNPKIIKLLTTAVRFAKTGYPILITGETGTGKEVFAKVIHQLSRREKFLPVNCGAIPEQLIEAELFGYQKGSFTGAAVLRPGKFEEADGGTIFLDEIGELNESTQVKLLRVLQFGEIQKIGFDKTVNVNVRVIAATNKNLGALISEGKFREDLYYRLSVCEICMPPLRERKDEIPLLLDYFLKNTSVELKLPVPELSLELKEFLFTKYEYPGNIRELENMAKLIIALTPEGSAASIEHLTESYQMRFREMNNPLPVNSPLAGEAAEGSDKAPFRDNLIKMMIEHRGEIKLVAKSTGLSASRIYQLCTKYNIHPSSFKERNN